In a genomic window of Nostoc sp. UHCC 0870:
- a CDS encoding glycosyltransferase, protein MPGPFRIVEGQIKLDDQACKGLVRWVENFDRVVLACPVVPEHLVATSKTSIIWQAITDLPCADRVELVPLPYAYKIQDFIQTYKTTSQLLSAKIQECQYLCFVLSGVIGDWGAIACLKAIKLKRPYAVWTDRVEYEVISRTLLKQESLKTRPLKQLLKNLLLLPLLKPYQRYLCRRSQLGLFQGQDCYSAYSSFCKNSYCIYQTHTQKSDQIDSSNLNLKIQSLSHGEPLLICYVGRATEMKGPLDWLRVIHHLCKAGIHLKATWVGDGPLLSDMKSLADKLGIADKVHLTGFVGDYKQVLEYMKKHHIFLFCHKTPESARCLTESLVSGCPIVGYSSLYPEEIVSKYGGGVFVPINNWQKLADVIVELNSDRAKLKEIILNAALSGQQFDEQSLYQNRSDLIKHYLNINYC, encoded by the coding sequence ATGCCCGGGCCATTTCGGATAGTCGAAGGACAAATAAAGTTGGATGATCAAGCTTGCAAAGGTTTAGTTCGCTGGGTAGAAAATTTTGATCGCGTTGTTTTAGCTTGCCCTGTAGTACCAGAACACCTTGTTGCTACCAGCAAAACTTCTATTATATGGCAAGCCATCACTGATTTACCCTGTGCAGATAGAGTGGAATTAGTTCCATTGCCTTATGCTTATAAAATTCAAGATTTCATTCAGACTTACAAAACTACCAGTCAGCTATTAAGTGCCAAGATACAAGAGTGTCAGTATCTTTGTTTTGTACTCAGTGGAGTTATAGGAGATTGGGGAGCTATCGCTTGTTTAAAAGCTATCAAACTCAAACGCCCTTATGCTGTTTGGACAGATCGGGTTGAATACGAAGTCATCAGTAGAACTTTATTGAAACAAGAGTCACTGAAGACAAGACCACTAAAACAGTTACTCAAAAATTTGTTGTTACTACCATTGCTCAAACCTTACCAGAGATATTTATGTCGTCGTAGTCAGTTGGGTCTTTTCCAAGGACAAGATTGCTATTCGGCATATTCATCTTTCTGCAAAAATTCCTATTGTATTTACCAAACTCACACGCAAAAGTCAGATCAAATTGATTCTTCCAACCTTAACTTAAAAATTCAATCATTATCACATGGTGAACCATTGCTGATTTGTTATGTAGGAAGAGCGACAGAAATGAAGGGTCCATTGGATTGGTTGCGAGTAATACACCATCTTTGTAAAGCTGGGATTCATTTGAAAGCTACTTGGGTAGGTGATGGACCACTTCTTTCAGATATGAAGTCTCTTGCTGATAAGTTAGGTATTGCCGATAAAGTTCATTTGACTGGATTTGTTGGTGATTACAAACAAGTTTTGGAATATATGAAAAAGCATCATATATTTTTATTCTGTCACAAAACGCCAGAATCTGCTAGATGCTTAACTGAGTCTTTAGTTTCTGGTTGTCCTATTGTCGGTTATAGTAGCCTCTATCCAGAAGAAATTGTGTCTAAATATGGTGGTGGTGTATTCGTACCGATTAACAACTGGCAGAAGCTAGCTGATGTGATAGTGGAACTCAATTCAGACCGAGCAAAATTAAAAGAAATAATTCTAAACGCTGCACTTTCTGGTCAACAGTTTGATGAGCAGTCTTTATACCAAAATCGCAGTGATTTAATTAAGCACTATCTAAATATAAACTATTGCTAA
- a CDS encoding glycosyltransferase family 2 protein yields the protein MTIHQCLNLLTYAVLLVSAVCLLILSLVLFVECIAALFPTNLQIHGHNWQDKKATVLIPAHNEETLIYSTLSDIKSQLTTQHQLVVIADNCTDKTAEIARGVGATVIERDDPIHLGKGYALDYGLRFIEPDPPDIVLFFDADCKVEPGAIEKLIQYAIATQHPVQATYLIEKSSNPSPKESVSVFAFKVKNLVRLRASASLGLPCLLTGTGMAFPWSVIRSADLASGYIVEDMKLGLDLSIAGYPPIFCPEANVTSPLPQQTQAAKSQRTRWEHGHLKTLLTYVPMLMEASVKQRRLDLFFSALDLSIPPLSLLIMMWLSLMTVSLLFAALTALWLPAVCLATAGWFLLSAILIAWMKFGRNDLPLLQLLIIPVYIFWKIPLYLKFLIQPQSLWIRTQRDSVKISDS from the coding sequence ATGACTATTCACCAATGCTTGAATTTATTGACTTATGCGGTCTTATTAGTAAGCGCAGTATGTTTACTAATTTTAAGTTTAGTTCTGTTTGTAGAATGTATTGCGGCTCTCTTTCCCACAAATTTGCAAATTCATGGACACAATTGGCAGGATAAAAAAGCAACAGTTTTGATTCCAGCACACAACGAAGAAACATTAATTTATTCAACACTATCAGATATAAAGTCGCAGTTAACAACTCAACATCAGCTAGTTGTAATTGCAGATAATTGTACTGATAAAACAGCAGAAATTGCTCGTGGAGTTGGTGCTACAGTCATTGAGCGTGACGATCCTATTCATTTGGGCAAGGGGTACGCTTTAGATTATGGCTTGAGATTTATAGAGCCAGATCCACCAGATATAGTTTTGTTTTTTGATGCCGACTGTAAAGTTGAACCAGGTGCGATTGAGAAGTTAATTCAGTATGCGATCGCCACACAACATCCTGTACAAGCTACCTACTTAATAGAAAAATCAAGCAATCCCAGTCCCAAAGAATCAGTATCAGTATTTGCCTTCAAAGTCAAGAATTTAGTTCGTCTTCGCGCTTCAGCCAGCCTGGGACTTCCTTGTTTGTTAACTGGAACTGGTATGGCTTTTCCTTGGTCTGTAATTCGTTCAGCTGATTTAGCCAGTGGTTACATAGTGGAAGACATGAAACTGGGCTTAGATTTGAGTATAGCTGGATATCCTCCCATATTTTGCCCAGAAGCCAATGTTACTTCCCCATTACCACAACAAACACAAGCCGCTAAAAGTCAAAGAACCCGTTGGGAGCATGGTCACTTAAAGACGCTACTCACCTATGTACCCATGCTCATGGAAGCATCAGTAAAGCAAAGAAGGTTAGATTTATTTTTCAGTGCCCTAGACTTGAGCATTCCACCTCTATCTTTGTTAATCATGATGTGGTTATCACTGATGACAGTTTCTTTACTTTTCGCTGCATTAACAGCATTATGGCTGCCAGCAGTTTGTTTAGCTACAGCTGGTTGGTTTTTGCTGAGTGCGATTCTCATCGCTTGGATGAAATTTGGGCGTAATGATTTACCTTTGTTGCAACTTTTAATTATCCCTGTGTATATTTTCTGGAAAATTCCTCTTTATCTCAAGTTTCTCATTCAACCTCAAAGCTTATGGATTAGGACACAAAGAGACTCAGTAAAAATTTCCGACTCATAG